A window from Mesorhizobium sp. WSM2240 encodes these proteins:
- a CDS encoding TfoX/Sxy family protein — protein MQDADIVEIFDGLGPVTIKRMFGGKGVYHNGLIVGLEVDGEILLKADRESAVDFAAAGSRQWIYDGHRNRKPTAMPYWSIPLSAVDDPEEMTAWTKKAYEAALRARK, from the coding sequence ATGCAAGATGCCGACATTGTGGAAATTTTCGATGGGCTTGGCCCGGTCACTATCAAGCGGATGTTCGGAGGCAAGGGCGTCTACCATAACGGCCTGATCGTTGGGCTGGAGGTCGACGGCGAGATCCTGCTCAAAGCCGATCGGGAAAGCGCGGTCGACTTTGCCGCGGCAGGCTCGCGGCAGTGGATCTATGACGGCCACAGAAACCGCAAGCCGACGGCGATGCCCTACTGGTCCATCCCGCTGTCGGCGGTCGACGATCCTGAAGAAATGACGGCCTGGACGAAAAAAGCCTATGAAGCGGCTCTGCGCGCCAGGAAATAG
- a CDS encoding GFA family protein codes for MPMLLKGSCRCGAVRFQVASHTPVPFMLCYCSICRKQQGGGGYAINLGADSATLQVEGEEHLGLYRAEIEDEERTHCEVSTGERRFCRECGAALWLYDPTWPELVHPFASAIDSELPIAPERVHIMLKYRASWVEPNIRHGDKTFDIYPEDSIADWHRKRGLWIE; via the coding sequence ATGCCGATGCTGCTCAAGGGTTCCTGCCGCTGCGGCGCGGTCCGCTTCCAGGTCGCCAGCCACACACCGGTGCCCTTCATGCTGTGCTACTGCTCGATCTGCCGCAAGCAGCAGGGCGGCGGCGGATATGCGATCAACCTCGGCGCGGATTCGGCCACGCTTCAGGTCGAGGGCGAGGAGCATCTCGGCCTCTACCGGGCGGAAATCGAGGATGAGGAGCGGACGCATTGCGAGGTTTCGACCGGCGAGCGCCGCTTTTGCCGGGAATGCGGGGCGGCGCTATGGCTCTACGATCCGACCTGGCCGGAACTGGTGCACCCATTCGCCTCGGCCATCGACAGCGAGTTGCCGATAGCGCCGGAACGCGTGCATATCATGCTGAAATACAGGGCTTCATGGGTGGAGCCGAACATCCGCCACGGCGATAAGACATTCGATATCTATCCGGAGGATTCGATCGCCGATTGGCACAGGAAGCGCGGACTTTGGATTGAGTAA
- the sufA gene encoding Fe-S cluster assembly scaffold SufA — translation MGRFAVISMTEKAAARVNEIMATRENAKGVRLGIKKGGCAGMEYTVDLVTEPNPKDDHIERDGAHVYVAPEAALFLFGTVMDFEATTLRTGFTFTNPNQSSACGCGESVELKPADLKQLADARAQSAA, via the coding sequence ATGGGACGCTTCGCCGTCATCAGCATGACCGAAAAGGCCGCCGCTCGCGTGAACGAGATCATGGCGACGCGCGAAAATGCTAAGGGCGTTCGCCTAGGCATCAAAAAGGGCGGCTGCGCCGGCATGGAGTATACGGTCGACCTGGTGACCGAGCCCAACCCCAAGGATGACCACATCGAGCGCGACGGCGCCCATGTCTATGTTGCGCCGGAAGCCGCGCTGTTCCTGTTCGGCACGGTGATGGATTTCGAGGCGACGACGCTGCGCACCGGATTCACGTTCACCAATCCCAATCAGAGTTCCGCCTGCGGCTGCGGCGAATCGGTCGAACTCAAGCCCGCCGATCTGAAGCAGCTCGCCGATGCGCGCGCGCAAAGCGCGGCGTAG
- a CDS encoding DUF1236 domain-containing protein, with amino-acid sequence MTFRSTIAATILLTGTGLAAAQTVVVTPEQETVVREYVKANPVVVDRPSNFELVVGAIIPDILKPGELAENTLENKYQYVVMDGRTVLIEPETRKVVHIID; translated from the coding sequence ATGACTTTCCGAAGCACGATTGCCGCCACCATCCTGCTCACAGGAACCGGCCTCGCGGCTGCCCAGACCGTCGTGGTCACGCCCGAACAGGAAACCGTGGTCCGAGAATATGTGAAGGCCAATCCGGTCGTGGTCGATCGTCCATCCAACTTTGAACTCGTAGTCGGTGCGATCATCCCAGATATCCTCAAGCCGGGCGAACTTGCCGAAAACACGCTGGAGAACAAATATCAGTACGTCGTCATGGACGGCCGTACGGTGCTGATCGAGCCAGAAACCCGCAAGGTCGTGCACATAATCGACTGA
- a CDS encoding SUF system Fe-S cluster assembly protein, which translates to MDDATVRTEPTPEASAAVPSVSAIPAEELARLTDDIVSALKTVYDPEIPADIYELGLVYKIDIEDDRSVKIDMTLTAPGCPVAGEMPGWVQNAVSAVEGVSDVEVNMTFDPPWTPDRMSEEAQVAVGWY; encoded by the coding sequence ATGGACGACGCGACTGTGAGAACCGAACCAACGCCGGAAGCATCCGCTGCTGTTCCGTCCGTATCGGCGATCCCTGCGGAAGAACTGGCGCGGCTGACCGACGACATCGTCTCGGCGCTTAAGACCGTCTATGACCCGGAAATCCCCGCCGACATCTACGAACTCGGCCTGGTCTACAAGATCGACATTGAGGACGATCGTTCGGTCAAGATCGACATGACGCTGACAGCGCCCGGCTGCCCGGTGGCCGGCGAAATGCCGGGCTGGGTGCAGAACGCGGTCAGCGCCGTCGAAGGCGTTTCCGATGTGGAGGTCAACATGACCTTTGACCCGCCCTGGACTCCTGATCGCATGTCGGAAGAGGCGCAGGTGGCGGTAGGGTGGTATTAG
- a CDS encoding cysteine desulfurase, with amino-acid sequence MDQKIEHAAYDVEAIRRDFPILAREVYGKPLVYLDNGASAQKPQAVLDAINHAYTKEYANVHRGLHFLSNAATDAYEKARESVRRFLNAGSTEEIVFTKSTTEAINTVAYGFGIPNISEADEIVLSIMEHHSNIVPWHFIRERQGAKLVWVPVDDLGVFHIEEFEKRLTDRTKLVAITHMSNALGTVTPIKEICRIAHAKNIPVLVDGSQAAVHMPVDVQDLDCDFYVFTGHKVYGPSGIGVLYGKKEILERMRPFQGGGEMIFEVTEDEVTYNDPPHRFEAGTPPIVQAIGLGAALEYMDKIGRERIAAHEAELKKYAHERLRSINSLRIFGDAPGKGAIVSFELQGIHSHDVAMVIDRQGVAVRAGTHCAQPLLKRFGVTSTCRASFGMYNTKAEIDILAEALEKARKFFG; translated from the coding sequence GTGGACCAGAAAATAGAACACGCAGCCTACGACGTCGAGGCGATCCGCCGCGATTTTCCGATCCTTGCGCGCGAGGTCTACGGCAAGCCGCTGGTCTATCTCGACAATGGCGCATCGGCGCAGAAGCCGCAGGCCGTGCTCGACGCGATCAACCATGCCTACACCAAGGAATATGCCAACGTTCATCGCGGCCTGCATTTCCTGTCGAACGCGGCCACCGATGCCTATGAAAAGGCTCGGGAAAGCGTGCGCCGCTTCCTGAACGCCGGCAGCACGGAAGAGATCGTCTTCACCAAATCGACCACCGAGGCGATCAACACGGTCGCCTATGGTTTCGGGATACCGAATATCAGTGAGGCCGACGAGATCGTGCTGTCGATCATGGAGCATCACTCCAACATCGTGCCGTGGCATTTCATCCGCGAGCGCCAAGGGGCGAAGCTGGTCTGGGTTCCGGTCGACGATCTCGGCGTGTTCCACATCGAGGAATTCGAGAAGCGCCTGACCGACCGGACCAAACTGGTCGCCATCACCCATATGTCGAACGCGCTGGGCACGGTGACGCCGATCAAGGAGATCTGCCGCATCGCGCACGCGAAAAACATTCCGGTGCTGGTCGACGGCAGCCAGGCGGCCGTGCACATGCCGGTCGATGTCCAGGATCTGGACTGCGATTTCTACGTATTCACCGGTCACAAGGTCTATGGCCCGTCCGGCATCGGCGTGCTCTACGGCAAGAAGGAAATTCTGGAGCGCATGCGTCCCTTCCAGGGCGGCGGCGAGATGATCTTCGAGGTGACCGAAGACGAAGTCACCTATAACGACCCGCCGCATCGCTTCGAGGCCGGCACGCCGCCGATCGTCCAGGCGATCGGGCTGGGCGCCGCGCTGGAATATATGGACAAGATCGGTCGCGAGCGGATAGCCGCACACGAGGCCGAGCTTAAGAAATATGCCCATGAGCGGCTGCGCTCGATCAATTCGCTTCGCATATTCGGCGACGCGCCGGGGAAGGGCGCAATCGTCTCCTTCGAGCTTCAGGGCATCCATTCGCACGACGTTGCGATGGTTATAGACAGGCAGGGCGTGGCGGTGCGGGCCGGAACCCATTGCGCCCAGCCGCTGTTGAAACGTTTTGGCGTAACCTCCACATGCAGGGCGTCATTCGGCATGTACAATACAAAGGCCGAAATCGACATTCTGGCCGAAGCGCTCGAAAAGGCGCGGAAATTTTTCGGGTGA
- the sufD gene encoding Fe-S cluster assembly protein SufD, translated as MNLQITPQRTLAETAIIDAFGERLSLLPGDGAVMVKRDNAIEAVKAGLPTKRVESWHYTDLRRLLTSVPPHDETANAKAVAPLLDGSLVLPVLNGIASANIAKIDGVTVQPLAEKLADGSFAPALEIYGPDDAIGALNIAFVGDGYFVDIAEGSRLEAPLELQNVQAGGQTHVRLPVRVGAGARATIVERQTGSGAALASSVSQLLLGDDAEILWIIVQDQPETATHLAQFKAELGKNSKLTLFVMNAGGKLVRQEVVVDAKGEGAEFKLRGVNLLAGDGHTDVTMVLDHSVPHTSSTEVIRNVVTGRAKGVFQGRINVAQYAQKTDAKMACNTLLLSDDGEFSTKPELEIFADDVQCGHGATVTEIDHNHLFYLMARGIDEKTARGLLVKAFLAEVIEELEDEPVVEALEAILDGWFAAHG; from the coding sequence ATGAACCTTCAAATCACGCCCCAGCGCACGCTCGCCGAAACGGCGATCATCGACGCGTTCGGCGAGCGGCTTTCGCTGCTCCCCGGCGACGGCGCGGTGATGGTCAAGCGCGACAACGCCATCGAGGCGGTCAAGGCCGGCCTGCCGACCAAGCGTGTCGAATCCTGGCACTACACCGATCTGCGCCGGCTCCTGACCAGCGTGCCGCCGCATGACGAGACGGCGAACGCGAAGGCGGTTGCGCCGTTGCTCGATGGCTCATTGGTGCTGCCGGTGCTGAACGGCATCGCGTCCGCCAATATTGCGAAAATCGACGGCGTAACCGTCCAGCCACTTGCCGAAAAGCTGGCCGACGGTAGCTTCGCCCCGGCGCTCGAAATCTATGGCCCGGACGACGCCATCGGCGCGCTGAACATCGCATTTGTCGGCGACGGCTATTTTGTCGACATAGCGGAAGGCAGCCGGCTCGAGGCGCCGCTGGAGTTGCAGAACGTGCAGGCCGGCGGACAGACGCATGTGCGGCTGCCGGTGCGGGTCGGCGCCGGCGCCAGGGCGACGATCGTCGAGCGCCAGACCGGCAGCGGAGCGGCGCTCGCCAGCTCGGTCAGCCAGTTGCTGCTCGGCGACGATGCCGAGATACTGTGGATCATCGTGCAGGACCAGCCGGAGACGGCGACGCATCTCGCGCAATTCAAGGCGGAACTCGGCAAGAATTCGAAGCTGACGCTGTTCGTCATGAACGCCGGCGGCAAGCTCGTGCGGCAGGAGGTTGTGGTCGACGCCAAGGGCGAGGGCGCGGAGTTCAAGCTTCGCGGCGTCAACCTGCTGGCCGGCGACGGCCACACCGACGTGACCATGGTGCTCGACCACTCGGTGCCGCATACGTCCTCGACCGAGGTGATCCGCAACGTTGTCACCGGACGGGCGAAGGGCGTATTCCAGGGCCGCATCAACGTCGCTCAGTATGCGCAGAAGACCGACGCCAAGATGGCCTGCAACACGCTGCTTTTGTCGGACGACGGCGAGTTCTCGACCAAGCCGGAGCTGGAAATTTTTGCCGACGACGTGCAGTGCGGGCATGGCGCGACCGTCACCGAAATCGACCACAACCATCTTTTTTACCTGATGGCGCGCGGCATCGACGAGAAGACAGCGCGCGGGCTGTTGGTCAAGGCGTTCCTGGCGGAAGTGATCGAGGAGCTGGAAGACGAGCCGGTGGTCGAGGCGCTGGAAGCGATACTCGACGGATGGTTCGCGGCGCATGGGTGA
- the sufC gene encoding Fe-S cluster assembly ATPase SufC, producing the protein MLEIKNLHARIVEDGTEIIRGLNLTVKAGEVAAIMGPNGSGKSTLSYILAGREDYEVTEGDILYNGHSILEMDPAERAAAGIFLAFQYPMEIPGVATMEFLKVAMNAQRKARDEEPLKIPELLKRVKEAAGSLNMDMAMLKRPLNVGFSGGEKKRAEILQMKLLEPKLCVLDETDSGLDIDALKIVADGVNALRSPDRAIVVITHYQRLLEYIVPDSVHVLYRGQVIKSGDKSLAVELEENGYAGIIEKAA; encoded by the coding sequence ATGCTTGAGATCAAGAACCTGCACGCGCGTATCGTCGAGGACGGCACCGAGATCATCCGAGGCCTCAATTTGACGGTGAAGGCAGGCGAAGTGGCCGCCATCATGGGACCTAACGGCTCCGGCAAGTCGACGCTGTCCTATATTCTGGCGGGCCGCGAGGACTATGAGGTGACCGAGGGCGACATTCTCTATAACGGCCACTCAATCCTTGAGATGGACCCCGCCGAGCGCGCCGCGGCGGGCATATTCCTCGCCTTCCAGTATCCAATGGAGATACCGGGCGTGGCGACGATGGAGTTTTTGAAGGTTGCCATGAATGCGCAGCGCAAGGCGCGCGACGAGGAGCCGCTGAAGATCCCGGAGCTATTGAAGCGGGTGAAGGAAGCGGCCGGCTCGCTCAACATGGACATGGCGATGCTGAAGCGTCCGCTGAATGTCGGCTTTTCCGGTGGGGAGAAGAAGCGCGCCGAGATCCTGCAGATGAAGTTGCTGGAGCCGAAGCTTTGCGTGCTCGACGAGACCGATTCGGGCCTCGACATCGACGCGCTGAAGATCGTGGCCGACGGTGTCAATGCGCTGAGGTCGCCTGACCGTGCCATCGTCGTCATCACCCACTATCAGCGCCTGCTCGAATACATCGTGCCGGACTCGGTCCACGTGCTTTACCGCGGCCAGGTCATCAAGTCGGGCGACAAGTCGTTGGCGGTCGAACTGGAAGAGAACGGCTATGCCGGGATCATCGAAAAGGCGGCATAG
- the sufB gene encoding Fe-S cluster assembly protein SufB produces the protein MPAVQDTIDRVRKIDVDQYKYGFETEIEMDKAPKGLSEDTIRFISAKKNEPQWMLDWRLEAYRRWVTLQEPTWARVDYPKIDFQDIHYYAAPKSTPGPTSLAEVDPELLKVYEKLGIPLREQEILAGVQKPADSELDEANDNVYKSGRVAVDAVFDSVSVVTTFKKELAQAGVIFCSISEAIREHPELVKKYLGSVVPTSDNYYATLNSAVFTDGSFVFVPKGVRCPMELSTYFRINEKNTGQFERTLIIAEEGAYVSYLEGCTAPQRDENQLHAAVVELIALDDAEIKYSTVQNWYPGDAQGKGGIYNFVTKRGDCRGDRSKISWTQVETGSAITWKYPSCILRGDDSRGEFYSIAVSNGYQQVDSGTKMIHLGKNTSSRIISKGIAAGFSQNTYRGQVSAHRKASNARNFTQCDSLLIGEDCGAHTVPYIEAKNSTAQFEHEATTSKISEDQLFYVMQRGIPQEEAIALIVNGFVKEVIQELPMEFAVEAQKLIGISLEGSVG, from the coding sequence ATGCCTGCTGTGCAGGACACGATCGATCGGGTCCGAAAGATTGACGTCGACCAATACAAATACGGCTTTGAGACAGAGATCGAGATGGACAAGGCGCCCAAGGGCCTGTCCGAAGACACGATCCGTTTCATCTCCGCGAAGAAGAACGAGCCCCAGTGGATGCTGGATTGGCGTCTCGAAGCGTATCGCCGCTGGGTAACGCTCCAGGAGCCGACCTGGGCGCGCGTCGACTATCCGAAGATCGACTTCCAGGACATCCACTACTACGCCGCGCCGAAGTCGACGCCGGGGCCGACATCGCTCGCGGAAGTCGATCCCGAGCTCTTGAAGGTTTACGAAAAGCTCGGCATCCCGCTGCGCGAGCAGGAGATCCTGGCCGGCGTGCAGAAGCCGGCGGATTCCGAGCTCGATGAAGCCAACGACAATGTTTACAAGTCCGGCCGCGTCGCCGTCGACGCGGTGTTCGATTCCGTGTCGGTCGTTACGACGTTCAAGAAGGAACTGGCCCAGGCCGGCGTCATCTTCTGCTCGATCTCCGAAGCGATCCGCGAGCACCCGGAACTGGTGAAGAAATATCTCGGTTCGGTCGTGCCGACCTCCGACAACTACTACGCGACGTTGAACTCGGCCGTCTTCACCGACGGATCGTTTGTGTTCGTGCCGAAGGGCGTCCGCTGCCCGATGGAACTGTCGACCTATTTCCGCATCAACGAGAAGAACACCGGTCAGTTCGAGCGCACGCTGATCATCGCGGAAGAGGGCGCATACGTGTCCTACCTCGAAGGCTGCACGGCGCCCCAGCGCGACGAGAACCAGCTCCACGCCGCGGTGGTCGAACTGATCGCGCTGGACGACGCCGAGATCAAGTATTCGACGGTGCAGAACTGGTATCCCGGCGACGCGCAGGGCAAGGGCGGCATCTACAATTTCGTCACCAAGCGCGGCGACTGCCGCGGCGACCGCTCGAAAATATCGTGGACGCAGGTCGAGACCGGCTCGGCGATCACCTGGAAATATCCGAGCTGCATCCTGCGGGGCGACGATTCCCGTGGCGAGTTCTATTCGATCGCGGTCTCGAACGGCTATCAGCAGGTCGACAGCGGCACCAAGATGATCCACCTCGGCAAGAACACATCGAGCCGCATCATCTCCAAGGGCATCGCCGCCGGCTTCAGCCAGAACACCTATCGCGGCCAGGTCTCGGCTCATCGCAAGGCATCGAACGCGCGCAACTTCACGCAGTGCGACAGCCTGCTGATCGGCGAAGACTGCGGCGCGCACACGGTGCCCTATATCGAGGCGAAGAATTCAACGGCGCAGTTCGAGCACGAGGCGACGACGTCGAAGATCTCCGAGGATCAGCTGTTCTACGTAATGCAGCGCGGCATTCCGCAGGAGGAGGCGATCGCGCTGATCGTCAACGGCTTCGTCAAGGAGGTCATCCAGGAACTGCCGATGGAGTTTGCAGTCGAAGCGCAGAAGCTGATCGGCATCAGCCTTGAGGGAAGCGTGGGGTGA
- a CDS encoding cysteine desulfurase family protein — translation MAAPRAYLDYNASAPLLPEAREAMLAVLDVTANPSSVHSEGRAARRVVEEARRDVAALVNARPEHVVFTSGATEAAATLLSPDWRMGRGAIRMSRLYICEADHPCLLAGGSFAPESVTRIGVDAQGVMDMTALKAALDSHDRSEGLPLVAVHAANNETGVVQPFGRIVALAKAAGGVLVLDAVQAAGRIPLDITAGSADFLILSSHKIGGPKGVGAIVGASDLMMPKPLIAGGGQEKGHRAGTENLPGIAGFGAAARRAMENLAHIEAVRAMRDHIEDLALAAAPDAQIFGRTTERLANTAFFAIPGIKAETAQIAFDLAGIALSAGSACSSGRVGPSHVLKAMGYADTEGALRVSIGQATTGAEIERFAGALSDLLARRAGRTKAA, via the coding sequence ATGGCCGCACCACGCGCCTATCTCGACTACAATGCAAGCGCTCCGCTGCTGCCAGAGGCGCGCGAGGCGATGCTTGCCGTGCTCGATGTTACAGCCAATCCGTCGTCGGTGCACAGCGAAGGCCGCGCCGCCCGCAGGGTCGTCGAGGAGGCGCGCCGCGATGTCGCCGCGCTGGTCAATGCCAGGCCTGAGCATGTCGTCTTCACCTCCGGCGCCACGGAAGCGGCGGCGACGCTGCTTTCGCCGGACTGGCGCATGGGGCGCGGCGCCATCCGTATGTCGCGGCTCTATATCTGCGAGGCCGATCACCCCTGTCTGCTGGCGGGCGGGAGTTTTGCTCCGGAGAGCGTGACGCGGATCGGTGTCGACGCGCAGGGTGTGATGGATATGACGGCCTTGAAGGCCGCATTGGACAGCCACGACCGGAGTGAAGGCCTGCCGCTGGTCGCCGTCCATGCCGCAAACAACGAAACCGGCGTGGTGCAGCCTTTTGGCCGGATCGTGGCGCTGGCGAAGGCCGCGGGCGGCGTGCTAGTGCTCGATGCCGTGCAGGCGGCGGGGCGGATTCCGCTCGACATTACGGCCGGTTCCGCCGATTTCCTCATACTGTCGTCGCACAAGATCGGCGGCCCGAAAGGGGTTGGCGCGATTGTCGGCGCCTCGGACCTGATGATGCCGAAGCCGCTTATTGCCGGCGGCGGTCAGGAAAAGGGGCATCGCGCCGGCACCGAGAACCTGCCGGGAATTGCCGGCTTCGGCGCGGCCGCGCGGCGTGCGATGGAAAATCTCGCGCACATAGAAGCCGTCCGCGCCATGCGCGACCACATTGAGGATCTGGCTCTGGCCGCAGCGCCCGACGCGCAGATATTCGGTCGCACCACCGAGCGCCTGGCCAACACGGCGTTCTTCGCAATCCCCGGCATCAAGGCCGAGACAGCGCAGATCGCCTTCGATCTGGCGGGCATAGCACTTTCGGCCGGCTCCGCATGTTCTTCGGGACGCGTCGGGCCGAGCCATGTCTTGAAAGCGATGGGCTACGCCGATACGGAAGGCGCGCTGCGCGTTTCGATCGGGCAAGCGACCACGGGAGCCGAAATTGAGCGGTTTGCGGGGGCGCTGAGCGACCTTTTGGCGCGGCGCGCCGGCAGGACCAAGGCCGCCTGA
- a CDS encoding alpha/beta hydrolase: MPEVIFTGPAGRLEGRYQPSTEKNAPIAIVLHPHPQFGGTMNNKIVYDLFYMFQKRNFTTLRFNFRSIGRSQGEFDHGTGELSDAAAALDWIQSLHPDSKSCWVAGYSFGAWIGMQLLMRRPEIEGFISVAPQPNTYDFSFLAPCPSSGLIIHGDADKVAPPKDVQGLVDKLHTQKGITITQKTLPGANHFFSNDTQLLIDECADYLDRRLAGELSDPRPKRLR; this comes from the coding sequence ATGCCTGAGGTCATTTTTACCGGTCCGGCGGGTCGCCTGGAAGGCCGCTATCAGCCGTCGACCGAGAAAAACGCGCCGATCGCGATCGTGCTCCATCCACACCCGCAGTTCGGCGGGACGATGAACAACAAGATCGTCTACGACCTCTTCTACATGTTCCAGAAGCGCAACTTTACGACGCTGCGCTTCAATTTCCGCTCGATCGGCCGCAGCCAGGGCGAATTCGACCACGGCACCGGCGAACTATCGGACGCGGCCGCAGCCCTCGACTGGATCCAGTCGCTGCATCCGGATTCGAAGAGCTGCTGGGTCGCCGGTTATTCCTTCGGCGCCTGGATCGGCATGCAGCTCCTAATGCGGCGGCCGGAGATCGAGGGTTTCATCTCGGTCGCCCCGCAGCCCAACACCTACGACTTTTCCTTCCTGGCTCCCTGCCCTTCATCGGGACTGATCATCCATGGCGATGCCGACAAGGTCGCACCGCCGAAAGATGTTCAGGGCCTGGTTGACAAGTTGCATACGCAAAAAGGCATCACCATCACGCAGAAGACCCTGCCCGGGGCCAACCATTTCTTCTCGAATGACACCCAGTTGCTTATCGACGAATGCGCCGATTATCTTGATCGGCGTTTGGCCGGCGAATTATCCGATCCGCGACCGAAAAGACTGCGGTGA
- a CDS encoding anhydro-N-acetylmuramic acid kinase — translation MAALCAIGLMSGTSMDGIDIAFVRTDGENQIEAGPSMFVPYEAAFRRRIEAGLETAKAIVRREDRPGDLVELEGEISLRHARAVGAFLKSEAGDWGRPDLIGFHGQTVLHRPTAGVTVQLGDGALLARETGIPVVYDMRANDMAKGGQGAPLVPAYHAALARSLPEPFAGKFPVVFVNIGGISNVTYVPEAGAPIAFDSGPGNTLIDQWVSREGGVPFDADGVIASEGGVVSVVVGRYLQNPFFEKSGPKSLDRNDFTLDLARGLELSDGARTLAAVSAQAILKSAEHMPDRPKLWIVCGGGRKNPHIVDDLRSGAEKAGAKVIVAEEAGFDGDATEAEAWAYLAVRSLKGLPLTFPTTTGCRQPVSGGVIANP, via the coding sequence ATGGCGGCACTCTGCGCAATCGGCCTGATGAGCGGCACGTCCATGGACGGCATCGACATCGCGTTCGTGAGGACCGACGGCGAAAACCAGATCGAGGCGGGGCCGTCAATGTTCGTGCCATACGAGGCAGCGTTCAGGCGACGCATCGAGGCGGGGCTCGAAACGGCGAAGGCGATCGTCAGGCGCGAGGACCGGCCGGGCGACCTCGTCGAACTGGAAGGCGAGATCAGCCTGAGGCACGCTCGCGCGGTCGGGGCGTTTCTGAAATCGGAGGCCGGCGACTGGGGCAGGCCGGACCTTATCGGCTTTCACGGCCAGACGGTCTTGCACCGGCCGACGGCCGGTGTGACGGTCCAACTCGGCGACGGTGCGCTGCTTGCCCGCGAAACCGGAATTCCCGTGGTCTACGATATGCGCGCCAACGACATGGCGAAAGGCGGGCAGGGAGCGCCGCTTGTGCCGGCCTATCATGCGGCGCTGGCACGATCGCTGCCAGAACCTTTCGCGGGAAAGTTCCCGGTCGTGTTCGTCAATATCGGCGGGATTTCCAACGTGACCTATGTGCCGGAAGCTGGCGCGCCGATCGCCTTCGACTCCGGCCCAGGGAACACGCTGATCGACCAATGGGTCAGCAGGGAGGGCGGAGTGCCGTTCGACGCCGATGGGGTGATCGCTAGCGAAGGCGGCGTGGTCAGCGTCGTGGTCGGGCGCTATCTGCAGAATCCGTTCTTCGAGAAATCCGGCCCCAAATCGCTGGACCGCAACGATTTTACGCTCGACCTTGCGCGCGGCCTGGAGCTTTCGGACGGTGCCAGAACGCTCGCCGCGGTCTCGGCCCAGGCGATCCTGAAGTCGGCCGAGCACATGCCGGACAGGCCGAAACTCTGGATCGTCTGCGGCGGCGGGCGGAAAAACCCGCATATTGTCGACGACCTGCGCTCGGGCGCGGAGAAGGCCGGCGCAAAGGTGATCGTCGCGGAAGAAGCAGGGTTCGACGGCGATGCGACCGAGGCGGAAGCCTGGGCCTATCTGGCGGTGCGCTCGCTGAAAGGCCTGCCGCTGACTTTCCCGACAACCACAGGCTGCCGCCAGCCGGTCAGCGGCGGCGTGATCGCGAACCCTTAG